In bacterium, the following are encoded in one genomic region:
- the rpmE gene encoding 50S ribosomal protein L31 — translation MKAKIHPKNHAVKIVCACGHVFDTISTTTDLSISICSHCHPFYTGKQKLVDTAGRVERFQKRYAKKS, via the coding sequence ATGAAGGCAAAAATTCACCCCAAGAACCACGCCGTCAAGATCGTCTGCGCCTGCGGGCACGTCTTTGACACGATCTCGACGACGACCGACCTTTCCATCTCGATCTGCTCGCACTGCCACCCGTTCTACACCGGCAAGCAGAAACTGGTCGACACCGCCGGCCGCGTCGAGCGGTTCCAAAAGCGCTACGCCAAAAAATCGTAG
- the bioB gene encoding biotin synthase BioB, translating into MLRHDWIVEEVDAIYDQPFLELIYRAQTVHRAHFRPGEVQKSTLLSIKTGACPEDCGYCPQSAHHKTGLQKEALLSLTEVLKNARAAKEGGSTRFCMGAAWREVREGPEFDSVLEMVRGVAGLGMEVCCTLGMLTQDQAQRLSQAGLTAYNHNLDTSPEFYGKVITTRTYDDRLRTLENVRAAGIQVCCGGIIGLGESRKDRIRLLQILATQDPHPESVPINKLVRVEGTPLAEETEIETLEFIRTIATARILMPHSLVRLSAGRTSLSDEAQALAYLAGANSIFAGEKLLTTPNPAWDDDQALFARLGLKEMRPPRLG; encoded by the coding sequence ATGTTGCGCCACGATTGGATCGTCGAGGAAGTGGATGCCATCTACGATCAACCTTTCCTGGAATTGATCTACCGGGCGCAGACCGTTCATCGCGCGCACTTTAGGCCCGGCGAGGTCCAGAAATCCACCCTCCTCTCCATCAAGACCGGGGCCTGCCCGGAAGACTGCGGCTATTGCCCCCAGTCGGCCCATCACAAGACCGGTCTCCAAAAGGAGGCCTTGCTGTCCCTGACGGAGGTCTTGAAGAATGCCCGGGCGGCCAAGGAGGGGGGTTCGACGCGATTCTGCATGGGCGCGGCGTGGCGGGAGGTCCGGGAGGGGCCCGAGTTTGATTCCGTCCTGGAGATGGTCCGAGGGGTCGCCGGACTGGGGATGGAGGTCTGCTGCACGCTGGGAATGCTCACGCAGGATCAGGCTCAACGACTCTCGCAAGCCGGCCTCACCGCCTACAACCACAACCTGGATACCTCCCCCGAATTTTACGGTAAGGTGATCACCACCAGGACCTATGACGACCGTCTGCGAACCCTGGAAAACGTCCGAGCGGCTGGCATTCAAGTCTGCTGCGGGGGCATCATCGGCTTGGGAGAATCGAGGAAAGACCGCATCCGCCTCCTCCAGATCCTCGCGACGCAAGACCCCCATCCCGAGAGCGTCCCCATCAACAAGCTTGTCCGCGTGGAGGGGACCCCCCTGGCGGAGGAGACGGAGATCGAGACCCTCGAATTTATACGGACGATTGCCACCGCCCGCATCCTCATGCCCCATTCCCTGGTCCGCCTGAGCGCCGGCCGGACCTCGCTCTCGGACGAGGCCCAGGCCCTGGCCTACCTGGCCGGGGCGAACTCGATCTTCGCCGGGGAGAAGCTCCTGACCACCCCCAATCCGGCCTGGGACGACGATCAGGCCCTTTTTGCCCGGCTGGGCCTTAAGGAAATGAGACCCCCCAGACTGGGGTGA